CCCGGTTTGACTAATTTGCGGAGATCCTTTCGGCGGGGATTGGGGACACGAGGTGAGTCTCGGTCTGACATTCCACCCCCGGTCGACGGACGGGCCgaagcgcactattcagacattggaagatatgttgcggggctgtattattgatttcagaggtagctgggatgaccatttgccacttgttgaatttgcctataataacagctaccactccagtatttagatggcaccttatgaggcattgtatggtagaaagtgtaggtcaccgatcggttggtttgatgttggagagactgagttgattggcccagatgtggtccCGGCGGgcgtggataaggtgaaactatTCGAGAGAGATTGTTGGCGCTCGAGTCGACGaaatcatatgcggataatcgccgtcgacctttggagtttcatattggcgattgggttttctgaaggtgtcacctatgaaaggtgttatgagattcggcaagaaagggaagctcggtcgagatatattgggccttacccAGATTGTTCGCacaataggcaaggttgcctatgagttagatctgccggtcgatttgggagcggttcaccggtatttcatgtttctatgcttcgtaagtgtattggtgacccttccgagTCTTTCTGTAGATGATATTCGggtcacggaggagctatcttatgaggagcgcctattgccatattggatcgtcgggtaaaaaggttgcggaacaaggatATGGCTTCGGTAAAGtctttgtggcggaataataaccgagaggaaatgactgggaagctgaggagcagatgaagaagaagtatcctcatttattttcagagcctacaggtaatccaattctccatttgactatgttgtttgatcaatgaatgtattgttgtgatagttgaaaaggaaactcccccgaattgtttgtatgacccgtaaggtaaatctaacattcggggacgaatgttcttaaggggggaggatgttagaacccgtatttttgtacattggaataatctggattaattatgataagtttaaggacaaaactattttgggatacaaagtcgggattcttgacttTCGATTCTATtttaagatataagttgtgcatgaatttattgatatggaacaattaggaaaatttgggaccaaagtgataaaattggaagtggaaagtcatccacaaattccatgtggtgcccacacaactttgtgtcatcttttgagTGGAACAACACATTGTGTGGGCCAAAAACAATAAGAGATATTTTAGgggacttaaaagatgaccacttagtcatctttctctcatttcactctttccacacttagaaaaaaaaagggacaaagCTGAAAACCCATAGAGGGCTCACGGCCAGCCTCAAGAAAAATCATCTCCCATTTCTTGTTCTTccaaaaattttccgttgatgtaaacccattattttgaggtccctaagtagcgtgaaaccattgttggagcgatcaatccactatttctcatcttttggaaaccctaggcttgtggaagttgaagaggaaaaggtaagatttgatcttgtttttgtgttatgaaggttatattcatgttgtagtatgttaaattggaggaaaatcatgaaatatgaaatgttggaagtgagttgtgtatgtggagcttgagccgtgtaaatgggtgttgttgtgttgtgattgaatttatgaattaatgcctagttagttgattatgatcattgttaggtgaagaacgattgagaattacccatttatgtatatgtatagtattggtcgaaatgggtcacattatttgacaatgaacgaatgaatatcgcttaatgttttaatcgtcgtcgttatgaattctagttGGAAATGAGCATTTAATGACTTAAGATTGATGTTGAGATTATGTGGGCTGGTTTAAGGCCTATTGTgcgttgatgtaatttgtatattttatgaaaatgatatCGTTATATTGTGGATTGTGACACAAAACATGacttgaaaatgaggaaagTAAAAAGGGGGCTGCTCTCGGCTAGGGGGCTTGCTTGTTATAAACTTTGTGGCTGTTTTTAGCGACATTTTGGAAgtgttttttgaattttgtaatTTTCGTGGAAATGCTCTTGTTGAGTCGAAATGCAGGGATTATAGTTATGATTATGTacaatatatgtagtataattCCGGAGTATGGGCTGTTCATGATGGGTGGTCTAACattgaaaaaggaaatttgGATAAACATAAGGAATTAGTGTATTAATcactttgttgttgtggttgttgtactccatgatgtaaaagagagttactattgttattttgcCTTTTCGAATTGATGAtcaatgttgctaggttggttattgtggttgttgttgctgattttgagcgagttaaattctcgggatagCCATTTTACGGGGGGAAATCTTTTTGCCGAATTTTTTTTCGTAGAATTTAAAgaatagttggaatgaatcgCTTAAGTGCCTATGtctaatgtttggtattcgttggcgtatttgtagaccttggggagccgagGCGTAGGTCGGGATTTACTTTAGATTGGATCGTTATTtggagtgcgtacgaggtatgtaaagcgaccttccttcttttggcatgcttTAGTTTTACATAGGCTAGATTAGAGCCTTAAGGGAATTCCAAATTCGAAATCCGAGCATGATATGAACCTTATATAATCCTTGGCACTCTTATGCATGACTTAATAAGAATATGAACCATTATGTcttcgaaaaaaaaagaatcgttctccaaatgttgcataaaaagttcgTTTAGAGAATTCCATAATTTTTGGATGCCATATCTTTTGCATAAAGGCTTTGATTGCTCCAATAATTTTTATAGGAGTTTTCTTGAGGTATAATGGGTATGTTTTCATAAGCGGGCTCAGTTCGGGCCTATattcgtccgtgggtcccgcgacacccttttatgtgaattcgataactttggaacaaaaagtaataattatttttccgatttcgaatatgactattttatttatctcttggatttatgataatgattttatgcatatgattcctcactactccgctcgtgcccactatgatatcgttcgcggttccgggccggttcgttgtcgtgcgcattatgatacattccggtgttatgccgtgattatggttcaccgagctcctcgctcgagggccgggttccacttatgtttggcgttatcgtgtttggcgttatctttgtgttgtgatgtgtgacggggattcggagatttgaaacttttacggtgttatctttgtgttatggcgccatcgacgggcgggcgaccatatttcctgtgccctatgcatgaattatattctgaagtaacattttgatattttggaaatgcatttactttctgtacctctattttgATTCAAACTCAGATTTGtatcagatttgtatactacatttctgctttgcatactcagtacatatttcgtactgaccccctttcttcggggggctgcgtttcatgcccgcaggtacagacgcacagtttggtgatccacctgtttaggacacccccttctgctatttggagtgctcctctcattccggagctgatatttttggtatatattcgttaatgcatttgtatatattcgttcatgggtacggcggggcctgttccgtcccgtcatatgattacgtacgtacgtttagaggtacgtggacacgGTTGTGGGTTGTTCCTACCTCTAttcgattgtgtttgtatacgatgtgtttgggcgatcccattcgccgcggcggcggtccgcatatgtatatatgatgctctgttggccctgtgtggcctttgttgttattttctgtgcgcagggttattttggttagtcagtaaaacaaaggaaactttgccgaaatttttctggaaattatctaaCTTTGAAACaccgccttgtcggcttttgtgGTAttcttggatgcgtttgatattaTTCGAGGTAACGTTTGATAGGTGTATGGGTGCCCGATTAGGGCACCGATCACTTACCTATTCGTGATACATACAAGTCTAACACATCTTATGGGATTAAGATCATttgatttttccaaaaataacctAACTGGTAAGATTCCAAATGACATTGGTGACATGAAAGTACTGGAATATGTAGATCTATCAGAAAATCAACTTTCTGGTCAAATCCCACAAAGCTTTACGAGTTTGTCCACTTTGAGTTACTTGAAATTATCTGATAACAATTTATCAGGTAAGATACCATTGAGCACTCAACTTCAAAGCTTTGATCCCACGAGTTTTCAAGGAAACAAACTGTGTGGGCTTCCACTCTTGGTGAACTAGGTTCAGGTGGTAAAGTTCTTAATGTTGAGTGTGAAGAAGATGAGAGTGACAAAGATGAAGCGGATTGGTTCTACATTTCAATGGCAATAGGATTTGCACTAAGCTTTTGGAGTGTATGTGGCTCATTGCTTTTCAAGAGATCATGGAGACATGCTTATTTTCGTTTCTTAGACCGTAGCTGGGAATTGTTGCTTGCAAAGGCTCCGATATGTTGAGAGATAGGATTaaggatattgttattatgaaaaATTAGTATGTATGCTTATACTTCTCTTTAATACTAGTTGGATAATGCACAGGCCCGACAACTATTTAGTTTTATTGTTTATATTATTTGATTGTTTTCAATgcttttttttaaacatttatGTACTTTTTAACTTCAAATTCTTGAGTGTCTTTTCAGCAACAAACTTACACACCAAATTCTTGATTTAGTTCCGACATTGTTGTACTATTCTCGTATTTGATGAACCAACATTTGGTAGATGTCCTTAAGATTGCTATGTTGTTCTCGTTTGTGAAATCTTGTGGTAAACGCTTAAAGTGTTTGCATGCTTGAGAGCGGTGCTTCCCAAATATATCTTTAAGAGTTTCAGTTTTGTTTTCTCTAAGTCAAGACTTTAATGCTTCAAATTTAAAGGATCTTTCCCAGCTATCTTATGTGAAATAGGCAAGGCATGAGGCGTCAATATACCCGCAGCTATAACCTAACCCATTAGTACGAAACAGCCACATTATCTAACAAAATGGAACTTGCTGTTACATAATAGTACTAATACGTAAAACCTTACCCACACcggcagtggcggagccacactatgccgagggtgttcatccgaaccccctcggcggaaaaaaatactgtttttacaaggttaaaattattttttatgtatatatagtagatgttgaacccccttaggccttttcgtatgtttacttttttatattttaaacccCTTCGAcggaaatcctggctccgccactgcgcACCAGGTGTATAGACCAACCAATGGATGCATGAcattagtgtaaatatatacaactatcatttaactataattaattaatgtatatattcaCTTCATTAAATCACCTCACCACGAAGAACAAGAAAGCAATCAACTTCCAAAACAAATGAAATCTTTGAACTCACCGAAAGCGGAATTACACAAATAATGCTTTATGTCCGGAAAACCAGATGGGTACCTCTAAAAGttgaaagaaaacaataatTTCACCAAGAATAACAAGAAAGCAATCAACTTCAAACATAAATGAAACACGCAAAAACTCATACCACATATCAGGAAGCCAAATGGGTATCACTAAAAATTGGTGCAAACAATACTTTCACTAAGAACAACAAGACACCAAGAACAGTACCACCTCCTTTGGAACGTGAGGAGCCAATGCAACTCATAGTAACAGAGTCGCCCAAAAATCTAGTATCTAAGAACAACTCAATCAATCTCAAGAGTCGAATTCACAATCAATTATCANNNNNNNNNNNNNNNNNNNNNNNNNNNNNNNNNNNNNNNNNNNNNNNNNNNNNNNNNNNNNNNNNNNNNNNNNNNNNNNNNNNNNNNNNNNNNNNNNNNNAAGGCAGAAGTCCCTTTTTTACACTCATTATGAAGTGCTTTATTAGGATTAGTGCAATCATTAGCATGGTGACCCTTTTGAACATAATTGAAGCATTTCACTTTagtcacaattttttttcactttctatCGTCTTGTTGGTCAGTTTAGGATTCTTATTTGGTTGAGCCTTAACTTTTTAGTTTCCTTTGATTTTCCGTCTAAAACCATTTATTGAGCTAGAAATTGTTTTGTGCACTTTTGCACCTTATTTGGCAACCTCATGCCGCTCCTCTTCTAACTATAGGTGTTGCTTATATCATAAAATGTACTATTACATTTATTAGAGTCGTCATCTTATAGCTCCAAAATTTTGAGGCAAAAGGGATAACGTGAATTTGGGCTCATTAGTCAACTTATgacctttttttaaaacaaagtgcACCCCCTTTATATTCGGGGCACCCGATTTTTGGTAATCCATGAGTAAAATTCCTTGTGACATCTTCCACCGAACACAAGCGAGCCgaattttttttcaagcatTATGGCTTTATCCATGACATTTTTAcaatcaaaaaaaaagttcttcCAAAGACATATTAGGggtttaatattttataattattttggaactTTTCACTTTTGATAAGCTCTACAACAATATTCTTTAAAGAAGTAGACATGGTATTTATGGAGCACAAAAGTTCTACATATTTGTAAAACACAAAGTTTCACAAttagcatttttattttttaaatgaaaaccaccaaaatggtggatttttattgaaaataaaGTAGTCTGTACAGGACTAGCCAAACAGCTAGtttgaaacaaaagaaacaaaaaggaaaaaactttAAACATCCAAAGTAACATATATGAAAGCAGAACTCCAGCTTGACTTGCATCCATCTTTCTACCCCACTCTCAAAGTGTTATGGATTCaaatctcttgaattttctttagaCTTCACGTTTGTATCAACTCCCGTGTTTCTTCCCCCAAATAGTAAACGAGCCATGATGTGCTATCTTTGATATGTAAGCTACATTTAGTCTCACCGTTTAAGTCATCCGAATGGGAAGAGCATGCATGCACACTAATACCACCCATCCTTAACTTCTCGGAGGGAAACTAGATGGGCCCAATTTTTCCATAGCCTTCCATGGGAAAACCCCCGAAAGTAAAAAGGGATAGATGCAGTTAGTCAACTGGGTTTTTGTACTCTATTTTTCGTTTTTCCCGATTCTGGGATTTAGTATCCGAGCCTTATCAATGTTCAATAATCTCTTTTACCATGAAGGTAACTTTTGGAAAAGAGGAAAAATTCCTTgtttggccaaaaaaaaaacattttttccaaaaaaatgaaGGCGGCCCCTTTTCCTTGATATGTTTTCCCAATTTCAAAAAACCCCCTCTTCTCAATCTGTTTATGTGCTTTAAGATCAATTAATGCACCATGGAACTTcccattttccctttttataaaCATTTCATAGCAAAAGAACTTTCCCACCAAAAAAGGGATAAAATTTTTGATAATCCTACAATACTAAATTCCTTGTTTGATGGCCACCCTTCCAACTAAGTTGTTTCCATATGCAATCTTTTGTGTTGCTGCATATACAAGATCCCCATTATCATTCCTAATGCAAAATGCCACTAAACAAGGCCCCGGTTAATTCCCCTTTTTCCATCAGTTGCACTTATCCCAAACCCCCGCGGCAATCTCCATTACAAATTATGCTTTCGATTTGGGCCCTAAACCGTAAAATAATCTATTATATCGGGCCAAACTTGTGGGGAATGTTTTCCCAAGGGATACCTTCTTTCATGTAAGTAGATTTTTTTGAGATATCTCTGAATCGCCCTATGAATAGACTTTGAACCATTGCAACTTTGTGTTTCTCCTTTCCATATTTGCCACTTTTATCATTTTGGCCCGTTTAAagatattttttcatttataatGAAAAACCCAAATTCCACCATTTTTTGCCCCCATGTTTCACCAGAAAAATTCTTTGCTTTCCCCGGCGGACTATAAACACCTTCCAGACATATTTTGCAACTTCACAATTAGCATAAAAACACGCATGTTAATGTTTTTGCATACACATAAATGTAACTTTAGCAAATTGATAGGGTAGCTAttaaacataaacataaatcCTAGAGTCAAAAGTTCACTACGTTCCCAATCGTCATCTAGGATAGATGTTAAATGTAAATAGCCATATCAACTCAAGCTAAGTCACCAAATatttcaataaatatttttatttcttgattaAACAAGTggtatatgcataaaaatatacACACCAAATAGAAAAATTCAGACCTTATCCTAGATATACCTATATATCAATAGAATAATTTAATTAGATCtgaaaaaattacttttcatactttttcaagAACAAATCAAGGAGACAATCAACATTTATACCTAATTTCACTTAgaaaataggattttttttttattttccataaAGCTTTAAGGAGAGTGAGTAACATAGACATGTTCTATGCATCATATAataattttccatattttcattttttacaaaTACACCAATTATTAATGGAATTAACAATTTCAGAAAGGTATTAATTAcgggaaaaatattttccacagtccaaaatttatttcaaaaatatggaaaaaacaGGAAACTAATTTCGAGCAAAACCAAAAGAGAATCATCTAATTCTGAAATCGGGGCACTCTCCATAAACGTGTTTTAGCCGAGAGTTTGTTCGTCTGGTGAAC
This portion of the Lycium ferocissimum isolate CSIRO_LF1 chromosome 1, AGI_CSIRO_Lferr_CH_V1, whole genome shotgun sequence genome encodes:
- the LOC132065161 gene encoding receptor-like protein EIX2; protein product: MGLRSFDFSKNNLTGKIPNDIGDMKVLEYVDLSENQLSGQIPQSFTSLSTLSYLKLSDNNLSGSGGKVLNVECEEDESDKDEADWFYISMAIGFALSFWSVCGSLLFKRSWRHAYFRFLDRSWELLLAKAPIC